From a region of the Thermomicrobium roseum DSM 5159 genome:
- a CDS encoding alpha-1,4-glucan--maltose-1-phosphate maltosyltransferase encodes MESAQRMPAEGRQRVAIARVVPELDCGRFPVKRIVGDEFIVEADIFADGHDELAAVLRYRGPGETGWREVPMTFLGNDRWRASFCLTELGLWDYTVLAWIDRFATWQRDLRKRVEAGQDVRVDLLIGAELLESIASAATDQDASFFRVVAARLRSDPDAVELALDPELAARARACDPRVFASEYPRVLRVMVDRERARFSTWYELFPRSCAPEPGRHGTFRDCEAWLPHIAELGFDVLYLPPIHPIGRTHRKGKNNSLVAGPDDPGSPWAIGSEEGGHDAIHPQLGTLEDFRRFVARGRDFGIEVALDLAFQCSPDHPYVREHPEWFRRRPDGTIQYAENPPKKYQDIYPFDFESPAWRELWLELLRIVRFWIEQGIRIFRVDNPHTKPFAFWEWLIAEIKHDYPETIFLSEAFTRPKVMYHLAKLGFTQSYTYFAWRNTKAELEAYFTELTQTEVREFFRPNLWPNTPDILTEYLQTGGRPAFLIRLILAATLGASYGIYGPPYELCEATPLAPGSEEYLNSEKYEIRHWQLDSPHSIAPVIARVNRIRRENPALQQDWTLRFHPVDNDELIAYSKTSPDRQNVIVTVVNLDPHHRHGGWVTLDLAALGLEADTPYQLHDLLTGERYIWHGARNYVELDPHVMPAHIFVVRRRVRSEQDFEYYQ; translated from the coding sequence ATGGAATCAGCCCAGCGGATGCCCGCGGAAGGGCGGCAGCGCGTCGCGATCGCTCGCGTCGTTCCGGAACTGGACTGCGGGCGCTTTCCGGTCAAGCGGATCGTGGGTGACGAGTTCATCGTGGAGGCGGACATCTTCGCCGATGGACACGATGAGCTCGCTGCCGTGCTGCGCTACCGCGGGCCAGGGGAGACCGGCTGGCGCGAGGTTCCGATGACCTTCCTCGGCAACGACCGCTGGCGAGCCAGTTTCTGTCTCACCGAACTCGGTCTCTGGGACTATACCGTCCTCGCCTGGATCGATCGTTTCGCGACCTGGCAGCGGGATCTCCGCAAGCGGGTCGAGGCGGGGCAGGACGTACGGGTCGATCTCTTGATCGGCGCAGAACTGCTGGAGTCGATCGCCAGCGCGGCGACCGACCAGGACGCTTCGTTTTTCCGCGTCGTCGCTGCACGGCTGCGCAGCGATCCGGACGCGGTCGAGCTAGCGCTGGATCCGGAGCTCGCTGCGCGGGCTCGCGCCTGCGATCCGCGAGTGTTCGCCAGCGAGTATCCGCGGGTGCTGCGCGTGATGGTCGATCGCGAGCGAGCGCGCTTCAGCACCTGGTACGAACTGTTCCCGCGTTCCTGTGCGCCGGAGCCGGGGCGCCACGGCACGTTCCGCGACTGCGAGGCCTGGCTCCCCCATATTGCCGAACTCGGCTTCGATGTCCTCTATCTCCCCCCCATCCACCCGATCGGTCGCACGCACCGCAAGGGGAAGAACAACAGTCTGGTTGCCGGACCGGACGATCCCGGCAGCCCGTGGGCGATCGGGAGCGAGGAGGGTGGGCACGATGCGATCCATCCGCAGCTCGGGACGCTGGAGGATTTCCGGCGTTTCGTGGCCCGGGGGCGTGACTTCGGGATCGAGGTTGCGCTCGATCTCGCCTTTCAGTGCTCGCCGGATCATCCCTATGTGCGCGAGCATCCTGAATGGTTCCGCCGTCGACCGGACGGAACGATTCAGTATGCCGAGAATCCGCCCAAGAAATACCAGGACATCTATCCGTTCGACTTCGAGTCGCCGGCCTGGCGAGAACTCTGGCTCGAACTCTTGCGGATCGTCCGCTTCTGGATCGAGCAGGGGATCCGCATCTTCCGGGTCGACAACCCGCACACCAAGCCGTTCGCTTTCTGGGAGTGGCTGATCGCTGAGATCAAGCATGACTATCCGGAGACGATTTTTCTCTCCGAGGCGTTCACGCGACCGAAAGTCATGTATCACCTGGCCAAGCTCGGCTTCACCCAGTCCTATACCTACTTCGCCTGGCGGAACACCAAGGCAGAACTGGAAGCCTACTTCACCGAGTTGACCCAGACCGAGGTACGCGAGTTCTTCCGCCCCAATCTCTGGCCCAACACACCGGATATCCTGACCGAGTACCTGCAGACCGGTGGTCGGCCGGCCTTCCTCATCCGGCTCATCCTGGCAGCGACGCTCGGCGCCAGCTACGGGATCTACGGACCACCCTACGAACTCTGCGAGGCAACGCCGCTGGCCCCGGGGAGCGAGGAGTACCTGAACTCGGAGAAGTACGAGATCCGGCATTGGCAGCTCGATTCGCCTCACTCCATCGCGCCGGTCATCGCCCGCGTTAACCGGATCCGGCGCGAGAACCCCGCACTCCAGCAGGACTGGACGCTGCGTTTTCATCCGGTGGACAACGACGAGCTGATCGCCTATTCCAAGACGAGCCCCGATCGGCAAAACGTCATCGTCACGGTCGTCAATCTCGACCCGCACCATCGTCATGGTGGTTGGGTCACGCTCGACCTGGCGGCGCTCGGTCTGGAGGCCGATACACCGTACCAGCTGCATGACTTGCTGACCGGCGAGCGGTACATCTGGCATGGTGCCCGCAACTACGTCGAGCTCGATCCGCACGTCATGCCGGCGCATATTTTTGTCGTCCGTCGGCGCGTGCGCTCGGAACAGGACTTCGAGTACTACCAATGA
- the treS gene encoding maltose alpha-D-glucosyltransferase encodes MAVRLTERRRPAPVTQLADDPLWYKDAIIYELHVRAFFDSNGDGIGDFPGLTQKLDYLEDLGITAVWLLPFYPSPLRDDGYDIADYTDVHPSYGTLRDVKEFIREAHRRGIRVITELVLNHTSDQHPWFQRARRAAPGSVWRNFYVWSDTPEKYKEARIIFKDFETSNWAWDPVAKAYYWHRFYAHQPDLNYDNPAVRRAILRVVDFWMRLGVDGMRLDAVPYLYEREGTNCENLPETHQFLKELRRYIDERYPNRMLLAEANQWPEDAVAYFGNGDECHMAFHFPLMPRLFMAIRMEDRFPIVDILSQTPPIPETAQWALFLRNHDELTLEMVTDEERDYMYRVYARDPVARINLGIRRRLAPLLGNNRRRIELMNGLLFSLPGTPVIYYGDEIGMGDNIYLGDRNGVRTPMQWSADRNAGFSTAPRQRLYLPVIVDAEYHYEAVNVAAQQANPHSLLWWMKRLIGLRKQFKAFGRGSFEFIPVENRKVLAYVRRYEQETILVVANLSRFVQWAELDLSAYRGLVPVELFGRIEFPLIGDGPYRVMLGPHSFYWFSLERPRAGEEPVEITTSELPLVPVRESEGTLELGSGQRAFEEILPRYLRKRRWFAGKARRIKQVRISEQVPLVTGESPATLVLVTVEYTEGDPEQYVLPLALARGERASEIVERTPHAVIARALVEGSEALLVDALAEPACVRSLIEQIGRRRRFRGEHGVIASQPTAAFRRLVRPDAPLPEPVLSRAEQSNTTVIFPDRVLFKLYRRVEPGPNPELEMERVLSERLGFPHVPPLAGSLEYQPAHGEPMTLGIVLGYVPNEGDAWQYTLDELAGFLERALAYSEDPPSLRLEVESLLDLAGQTPPTMVYELIDTYVEAVRLLGQRTGELHRALASVTDDPAFAPEPFSMLYQRSLYQAMRSHLLQTLALLRQQLASLPVSTREQADAVLQREREIVQVYQKLLQKLLPAQRTRCHGDYHLGQVLYTGRDFVIIDFEGEPARPLSERRLKRSPLLDVAGMLRSFHYAASATLLEQQQRGLLSDLARAEAWLRFWYGWVSAVFLQGYLEVVGSTALVPSDSKDLGTLLEAYLMDKAIYEIRYELGHRPDWLAIPLGGVLELLRAREGSA; translated from the coding sequence ATGGCTGTCCGGCTGACTGAACGTCGTCGCCCTGCACCCGTGACCCAACTCGCCGACGATCCGCTCTGGTACAAGGACGCGATCATCTACGAACTGCACGTCCGCGCCTTCTTCGACAGCAACGGTGATGGAATCGGCGATTTTCCTGGGCTCACGCAGAAACTCGACTATCTCGAAGATCTGGGAATCACGGCAGTCTGGTTGCTTCCCTTCTATCCGTCCCCGCTCCGCGACGATGGCTACGATATCGCGGACTATACCGACGTCCACCCGTCCTACGGAACCTTGCGCGACGTCAAGGAGTTCATCCGGGAGGCGCATCGGCGAGGCATCCGGGTCATCACCGAGCTGGTGCTGAACCACACCTCGGACCAGCACCCCTGGTTCCAGCGCGCGCGTCGTGCCGCGCCGGGTTCGGTCTGGCGTAACTTCTACGTCTGGAGCGATACGCCGGAGAAATACAAGGAAGCTCGCATCATCTTCAAGGATTTCGAAACCTCCAACTGGGCATGGGATCCGGTCGCCAAGGCCTATTACTGGCACCGCTTCTACGCGCATCAGCCGGACCTCAACTACGACAATCCGGCGGTCCGACGCGCGATCCTGCGCGTCGTCGATTTCTGGATGCGGCTCGGCGTGGACGGCATGCGGCTGGATGCTGTCCCCTATCTCTACGAGCGCGAGGGGACGAACTGCGAGAATCTACCGGAAACCCACCAGTTCCTGAAGGAACTCCGGCGCTACATCGACGAGCGTTACCCGAACCGGATGCTGCTGGCCGAGGCGAACCAGTGGCCGGAGGACGCCGTCGCCTACTTCGGCAACGGTGACGAGTGTCACATGGCCTTCCATTTCCCGCTCATGCCGCGCCTCTTCATGGCGATCCGCATGGAAGATCGCTTCCCGATCGTCGACATCCTCTCTCAGACACCGCCGATTCCGGAAACAGCGCAATGGGCGCTCTTCTTGCGCAACCACGACGAGCTGACGCTCGAGATGGTGACGGACGAAGAACGCGACTATATGTATCGCGTCTATGCTCGCGACCCGGTCGCACGCATCAATCTCGGGATCCGTCGCCGCTTGGCCCCTTTGCTCGGCAACAACCGGCGACGGATCGAGCTCATGAACGGCCTGCTTTTCTCGCTCCCCGGGACGCCGGTCATCTATTACGGTGACGAGATCGGCATGGGGGACAACATCTACCTGGGCGACCGCAACGGTGTCCGTACCCCCATGCAGTGGAGCGCGGACCGCAATGCTGGTTTCTCCACCGCACCGCGCCAACGACTGTATCTCCCGGTGATCGTCGATGCCGAGTATCACTACGAAGCGGTCAACGTCGCGGCCCAGCAAGCGAACCCGCATTCGCTCCTTTGGTGGATGAAGCGCCTGATCGGGCTGCGCAAGCAGTTCAAGGCCTTCGGCCGCGGCTCCTTCGAGTTCATCCCCGTCGAGAACCGCAAGGTCCTGGCCTATGTTCGTCGGTACGAGCAGGAAACGATCCTGGTTGTCGCCAATCTCTCCCGCTTCGTCCAGTGGGCGGAATTGGACCTCTCCGCCTATCGGGGGCTGGTGCCGGTCGAGCTGTTCGGGCGCATCGAATTTCCGTTGATCGGCGACGGACCGTATCGCGTCATGCTGGGCCCGCACAGCTTCTATTGGTTCAGTCTCGAGCGACCGCGAGCTGGCGAGGAACCGGTGGAGATCACGACGAGCGAGCTTCCGCTCGTCCCGGTGCGCGAGAGCGAAGGGACCCTGGAACTGGGGAGCGGGCAGCGTGCGTTCGAGGAGATCCTGCCGCGTTACCTGCGCAAACGACGTTGGTTCGCTGGAAAGGCACGGCGGATCAAGCAGGTCCGCATCAGCGAGCAGGTCCCACTGGTGACCGGGGAGTCACCAGCGACCCTGGTTCTGGTCACGGTCGAGTACACCGAGGGGGATCCGGAGCAGTACGTCTTGCCGCTGGCGCTCGCCCGCGGTGAACGAGCCAGTGAGATCGTCGAGCGCACGCCCCATGCGGTCATCGCGCGAGCGTTGGTCGAAGGGAGCGAGGCCCTGCTCGTCGATGCCCTGGCGGAGCCGGCCTGCGTGCGGAGTCTGATCGAGCAGATCGGTCGTCGGCGCCGCTTCCGCGGCGAGCACGGCGTCATCGCGAGCCAGCCGACTGCCGCCTTCCGCCGCCTGGTTCGACCCGATGCGCCACTCCCGGAGCCGGTACTCAGTCGCGCCGAGCAGAGCAATACAACTGTCATCTTTCCGGATCGTGTGCTCTTCAAGTTGTATCGGCGGGTCGAACCGGGGCCGAATCCGGAGCTGGAGATGGAGCGCGTACTCAGCGAACGACTCGGCTTCCCACACGTGCCGCCGTTGGCCGGAAGCCTGGAGTACCAGCCAGCGCACGGTGAGCCGATGACGCTGGGGATCGTGCTCGGCTACGTGCCGAACGAAGGGGATGCCTGGCAGTACACGCTGGACGAACTGGCCGGTTTCCTCGAGCGGGCCCTGGCCTACAGCGAGGATCCTCCCTCGCTCCGGCTCGAGGTCGAGTCGCTCCTCGATCTGGCTGGCCAGACCCCACCGACGATGGTCTACGAGCTCATCGACACCTACGTGGAAGCCGTGCGCTTGCTCGGCCAGCGGACGGGGGAGCTGCACCGTGCACTGGCCAGCGTGACCGACGACCCGGCCTTCGCGCCGGAACCGTTCTCCATGCTCTACCAGCGCTCGCTCTATCAAGCGATGCGCAGCCACCTGCTGCAGACGCTCGCTTTGCTGCGCCAGCAGCTCGCGAGTCTCCCGGTTTCTACCCGCGAGCAAGCGGATGCGGTGCTCCAGCGCGAGCGCGAGATCGTGCAGGTCTACCAGAAGCTCCTCCAAAAGCTCTTGCCCGCGCAGCGGACCCGCTGTCACGGCGACTATCACCTCGGGCAGGTGCTCTATACCGGCCGGGACTTCGTCATCATCGATTTCGAGGGAGAGCCAGCGCGCCCGCTCAGCGAGCGGCGACTGAAGCGCTCGCCGTTGCTCGACGTGGCGGGGATGCTCCGCTCCTTCCACTATGCGGCCTCGGCAACGCTGCTCGAGCAGCAGCAACGTGGCTTGCTGTCCGATCTCGCTCGAGCGGAGGCCTGGCTGCGCTTCTGGTACGGCTGGGTCTCGGCGGTCTTCTTGCAAGGCTACCTGGAAGTGGTGGGCTCGACGGCACTCGTCCCGAGCGATTCCAAGGACCTGGGGACGCTGCTCGAGGCGTACCTCATGGACAAGGCGATCTACGAGATCCGCTACGAGCTCGGCCATCGCCCCGACTGGCTGGCGATCCCGCTGGGCGGTGTCCTCGAGCTGCTGCGGGCGCGGGAGGGGAGCGCATGA
- a CDS encoding 4-alpha-glucanotransferase — MTTRQALRQLAREAGIQLAYRDLAGQRQVASDAALLAVLRALGFPIGTPEEAPALLAEWRQARLARRCEPVQVWRADRGTPRLQLVLPAFQEGRFELVVQREDGAVLELLPAERRWSQHQVGQSGIPELPGYRVELALPYEFPLGYHEMVIRCPDGQEARTLLIVRPPTVALPRAVGIERTWGNFLPLYALWRDEPGDGATYTRLDELVAWTRERGGEFVGTLPLLPTFLGEHPYDPSPYAPVSRLFWSEFFVDPGWSPFPELVRASPLVVSPDEQGNRFVDYRATWRERFQMLAVLAREVARHERARSEVEAWLAQRPLVSDYARFRAAVDQGEHLPPPRQYREQDQGLDEAAWIYVVAQWLANQQLAAVGKERLYLDLPLGVHPEGFDVWYWPELFAQGASAGAPPDPFFAGGQVWGFPPPHPERMREDGYRYLRAVLAHHLRAARLLRIDHVMGFHRLYWVPAGASGREGVYVRYPAEEFYAILAIESQRAGCAVVGEDLGTVPRAVRQAMRRNGLLRMYVLPFERRDGQFTEPAPDVVASLVTHDLPPFVAIWDEWGPGIQEAVLGWLAERGSLPESERDRRAAVLLGVLHFLAESPAAVVVVNVEDLWFEREPQNRPGTGLEMPNWRRLARVGLASFTRDPFVTRALAIVETARKGGGG, encoded by the coding sequence ATGACGACGCGCCAGGCCTTGCGCCAGCTGGCGCGCGAGGCGGGTATCCAGTTGGCGTATCGCGATCTCGCTGGACAGCGTCAGGTGGCGAGCGATGCGGCCCTGCTCGCTGTTCTGCGCGCGCTCGGTTTTCCCATCGGCACGCCGGAGGAGGCACCAGCCTTGCTCGCGGAGTGGCGGCAGGCACGGCTGGCTCGTCGGTGCGAGCCGGTCCAGGTGTGGCGAGCCGACCGCGGTACGCCGCGGCTCCAGCTCGTGCTTCCCGCGTTCCAGGAAGGGCGTTTCGAACTCGTCGTCCAGCGCGAGGATGGAGCGGTGCTGGAACTGCTACCAGCTGAGCGACGCTGGTCGCAGCACCAGGTCGGGCAGTCCGGCATCCCCGAGCTGCCTGGATATCGGGTGGAACTCGCCCTGCCGTACGAATTCCCTCTCGGCTACCATGAGATGGTGATTCGTTGTCCGGATGGCCAGGAGGCGCGGACGCTGCTCATCGTCCGTCCACCGACGGTGGCGCTGCCTCGCGCGGTCGGAATCGAACGGACCTGGGGAAACTTTCTGCCGCTCTATGCGCTCTGGCGCGACGAGCCGGGTGACGGCGCGACCTACACGAGACTCGACGAACTCGTCGCCTGGACGCGCGAACGCGGTGGGGAATTCGTCGGAACGCTCCCGCTGCTCCCGACCTTCCTGGGCGAGCACCCTTACGACCCGAGTCCCTATGCACCGGTCAGTCGGCTCTTCTGGAGCGAGTTCTTCGTCGATCCAGGCTGGTCTCCTTTTCCCGAGCTGGTGAGGGCGAGCCCGTTGGTCGTGTCTCCGGATGAGCAGGGGAATCGGTTCGTCGATTACCGGGCGACCTGGCGGGAGCGCTTCCAGATGCTGGCCGTACTGGCGCGGGAGGTCGCTCGGCACGAGCGGGCGCGGAGCGAGGTGGAAGCATGGCTGGCCCAGCGGCCGCTGGTATCGGACTACGCCAGATTCCGCGCGGCGGTTGACCAGGGTGAGCACCTGCCCCCACCTCGCCAGTACCGCGAGCAGGACCAGGGTCTGGATGAGGCCGCGTGGATCTATGTGGTCGCCCAGTGGCTGGCGAACCAGCAGCTGGCTGCCGTGGGGAAGGAGAGACTCTACCTCGATCTCCCGCTCGGCGTGCACCCGGAAGGGTTCGATGTGTGGTATTGGCCGGAACTCTTCGCTCAGGGGGCCAGCGCTGGTGCTCCGCCCGATCCCTTCTTCGCTGGGGGGCAAGTGTGGGGATTCCCGCCGCCGCATCCGGAGCGGATGCGGGAGGACGGCTATCGCTACCTGCGAGCGGTGCTGGCACATCACCTGCGGGCAGCGCGCCTGCTTCGGATCGATCACGTGATGGGTTTCCATCGACTCTACTGGGTGCCGGCCGGAGCGAGCGGGCGCGAAGGGGTCTACGTCCGGTATCCGGCCGAGGAGTTCTACGCCATACTGGCGATCGAAAGCCAGCGTGCCGGTTGTGCCGTCGTCGGGGAAGATTTGGGCACGGTGCCGCGGGCGGTTCGCCAGGCGATGCGGCGCAATGGCTTGCTCCGCATGTACGTGCTGCCGTTCGAGCGCCGGGACGGTCAGTTCACCGAGCCGGCGCCCGACGTCGTGGCGAGTCTGGTAACTCATGATCTGCCACCGTTCGTCGCCATCTGGGATGAGTGGGGGCCGGGTATTCAGGAAGCGGTGCTCGGCTGGCTGGCCGAGCGTGGTTCGCTACCCGAGTCGGAACGCGATCGCCGAGCAGCGGTTTTGCTCGGCGTGCTCCACTTTCTGGCGGAGAGCCCGGCGGCGGTCGTGGTGGTCAACGTGGAAGACCTCTGGTTCGAGCGGGAGCCGCAGAACCGCCCCGGAACGGGGCTGGAAATGCCGAACTGGCGGCGCCTGGCCCGCGTCGGCTTGGCGAGCTTCACTCGTGATCCGTTCGTCACGCGTGCGCTCGCCATCGTCGAGACGGCACGGAAGGGAGGAGGGGGATGA
- the glgB gene encoding 1,4-alpha-glucan branching protein GlgB, which translates to MTGRPVGPACHDRSLLTEHDVYLFSEGTWLRAYEKMGAHPCVLDGEEGVYFAVWAPNAERVSVVGDFNDWTPGKHPLCPRGSSGIWEGFIPGLGPGARYKYHLVSRYHGYQVFKADPYGFRHECPPGTASIVWDLTYEWQDGDWMRRRGRANALDAPMQIYEVHLGSWMRVPEEGNRWLTYREIAPKLAEHVQRMGFTHVEFLPVMEHPFYGSWGYQITGYFAPTARYGTPQDFMALVDALHQQGIGVILDWVPSHFPTDEHGLVFFDGTHLYEHADPRKGFHPDWHTAIFNYGRNEVRTFLLSSAMFWLDRYHADGLRVDAVASMLYLDYSRGPGEWIPNEYGGRENLEAIAFLRRLNEEIYRYYPDVQTIAEESTAWPMVSRPTYLGGLGFGLKWDMGWMHDTLLYFSRDPIYRKYHHHELTFRMLYAFTENFVLPLSHDEVVHGKGSLIAKMPGDDWQKFANLRLLYGYQYTQPGKKLLFMGAELAQWREWDHETSLDWHLLEYAPHRGVQRWLADLNRLACREPALHERDVWPDGFEWIDCNDAENSVLVYLRKSCDPADTLLIVCNFTPVPRQNYRVGAPAPGFWRELLNSDAREYGGSGWGNLGGVETVPVPWHGRPYSLVLTLPPLAILIFKRATEGSVR; encoded by the coding sequence ATGACTGGTCGGCCAGTAGGCCCGGCGTGCCATGATCGCTCGCTGCTGACGGAGCACGATGTCTACTTGTTCAGCGAAGGGACATGGCTCCGTGCCTACGAGAAAATGGGCGCTCATCCCTGCGTGCTGGATGGCGAGGAAGGAGTCTACTTCGCGGTCTGGGCACCGAATGCCGAGCGCGTCTCCGTGGTGGGCGACTTCAACGATTGGACGCCGGGCAAGCATCCGCTCTGTCCTCGGGGCTCTTCCGGTATCTGGGAGGGGTTCATCCCAGGACTCGGCCCGGGAGCCCGCTACAAGTATCACCTCGTTTCTCGCTATCATGGCTACCAAGTTTTCAAGGCGGATCCTTACGGTTTCCGACATGAATGTCCACCCGGTACTGCCTCGATCGTCTGGGATCTCACCTACGAGTGGCAGGACGGCGACTGGATGCGACGGCGCGGGCGAGCCAATGCCCTGGATGCGCCGATGCAGATCTACGAGGTGCACCTCGGGTCCTGGATGCGGGTCCCGGAAGAAGGGAACCGCTGGCTGACATACCGGGAAATCGCTCCCAAGCTCGCGGAGCACGTGCAGCGCATGGGCTTCACGCATGTCGAGTTCTTGCCGGTCATGGAGCATCCCTTCTACGGTTCTTGGGGTTACCAGATCACCGGTTACTTCGCACCGACTGCGCGCTACGGCACACCTCAGGATTTCATGGCGCTCGTCGATGCGCTGCACCAGCAGGGAATCGGGGTGATCCTGGACTGGGTCCCCTCCCACTTTCCCACTGACGAGCACGGGCTCGTCTTCTTCGACGGGACCCACCTCTACGAGCACGCTGACCCGCGCAAGGGATTCCATCCGGACTGGCACACCGCGATCTTCAACTACGGGCGCAACGAAGTACGCACGTTCCTCTTGTCCAGCGCGATGTTTTGGCTGGACCGCTACCACGCTGACGGGCTGCGCGTCGATGCGGTGGCCTCCATGCTCTATCTCGATTACTCGCGCGGCCCGGGGGAGTGGATTCCCAACGAGTACGGTGGGCGCGAGAACCTGGAAGCGATCGCCTTCCTGCGCCGCCTGAACGAGGAGATTTACCGGTACTATCCAGATGTCCAGACGATCGCCGAGGAATCGACTGCCTGGCCGATGGTCTCCCGGCCGACCTATCTCGGTGGGCTGGGCTTCGGGCTGAAATGGGACATGGGATGGATGCACGATACGTTGCTCTACTTCAGCCGCGACCCGATCTATCGAAAATACCACCATCACGAACTCACGTTCCGTATGCTCTATGCCTTTACGGAGAACTTCGTGCTTCCCCTCTCGCACGACGAGGTGGTGCACGGGAAGGGCTCACTCATCGCCAAGATGCCCGGTGACGATTGGCAGAAATTCGCCAACCTGCGACTGCTTTACGGCTACCAGTACACCCAGCCTGGCAAGAAGCTCCTGTTCATGGGAGCGGAGTTGGCCCAGTGGCGGGAGTGGGATCACGAGACGAGTCTCGACTGGCATCTCCTGGAGTACGCGCCTCATCGTGGGGTCCAACGGTGGCTGGCTGATCTGAACCGACTCGCGTGCCGCGAACCCGCGCTCCACGAGCGCGATGTGTGGCCTGACGGATTCGAGTGGATCGACTGTAACGATGCCGAAAACAGCGTTCTCGTTTACTTGCGGAAGAGCTGTGACCCAGCGGACACCCTGCTGATCGTCTGCAATTTCACCCCCGTGCCGCGACAGAACTACCGTGTCGGTGCTCCGGCTCCCGGATTCTGGCGCGAGTTGCTCAACAGCGATGCCCGCGAGTACGGGGGGAGTGGCTGGGGCAATCTGGGTGGTGTGGAGACTGTGCCGGTTCCCTGGCATGGCCGACCGTACTCGCTCGTCCTCACCCTGCCGCCGCTCGCGATCCTGATCTTCAAGCGTGCGACCGAGGGGAGCGTCCGGTGA